The genomic region TCACAGAATTTTTAAGTAAACGCATAGCCGCTTCCGGTTCCGGTTTAAATGGAACAATTTTTAATACAGGCCGTCCATGATCAGTAATGATAAGCTCTTCATCATTTTTTTCAATATCCCGAAAATATTCAAGAGATCTTGGTTTAAATTTTGATTTAGAAATTGCTTTTTCCATAAATACCTCTTTTCTTTTATTATGACCCTAGTCATAGTATCATGGTCATTTTATATTGTCAAGTAAAAAAAGCCCCGTGGCCAACGGAACCCTTTTTTATATTTTGTTATTTATTTGTAAACATTAGAAAAACCATGGTTCTACTTATTTTTAAAACATAAAGGGCAGGCACAGGAACCTGCTCCTGCAAACATATGATTCTTTTCACAATTTTATGTCTTTATCAATAATTTTTCTGAACGGCCGCGGCGCGTGGTTTATGAATTCATTATATTGCTGGACGAAGTCGATATACGCGTCAGCATTTACTTCACCTTCTTTGATAAAAGGAGACTGCCAGCTTGCCTTAAGCATTTCCATATCTTTTCTAAGTTCGCCTGATTTCGCGAATTTAATCAGT from bacterium harbors:
- a CDS encoding type II toxin-antitoxin system Phd/YefM family antitoxin, whose protein sequence is MEKAISKSKFKPRSLEYFRDIEKNDEELIITDHGRPVLKIVPFKPEPEAAMRLLKNSVKKFDKPTEPVGIDEWEALK